In Sphingobium amiense, a genomic segment contains:
- a CDS encoding response regulator transcription factor, with protein MPLGRWCEMSGENIAAPLRERPRLLLVEDDAGVRRSLQLLFRAQGFDVRAYAAGAALLDDPLSGDACCFVADFRLEQSDGIEVLCRLRERGWPGPAILITAFPSAELTERALAQGFAQVLEKPLREHALTGALARLTGVGKRI; from the coding sequence ATGCCGCTGGGCCGATGGTGTGAGATGTCAGGCGAGAATATTGCGGCCCCGTTGCGGGAACGCCCGCGTCTTCTTCTGGTCGAGGATGACGCCGGTGTTCGCCGTTCACTGCAGCTTCTCTTTCGTGCGCAGGGTTTTGACGTCCGGGCCTATGCGGCTGGTGCGGCGCTTCTGGACGATCCGTTATCGGGGGATGCCTGCTGCTTCGTTGCTGATTTTCGATTGGAGCAGAGCGATGGCATCGAGGTGCTTTGCCGCCTGCGCGAACGTGGCTGGCCGGGTCCAGCCATACTCATCACCGCGTTCCCATCGGCCGAACTGACCGAGCGTGCCTTGGCGCAGGGGTTCGCCCAGGTTCTGGAAAAGCCCCTGCGGGAACATGCGCTGACTGGCGCGCTTGCCAGGCTGACGGGCGTGGGAAAGCGCATTTGA
- a CDS encoding universal stress protein gives MFAAPGARIDILILDAKPTAQGHGSEPGADVAHHLARHGFTSTVVPIQGGDVSDAEALVEAAHRRGAGMLALGAYGHSRLREMILGGVTRDLLTGAPLPLLFAH, from the coding sequence ATGTTCGCGGCGCCTGGGGCAAGGATCGATATACTCATCCTCGATGCGAAGCCGACGGCCCAGGGCCACGGTTCCGAACCGGGAGCCGATGTCGCCCACCATCTCGCCCGGCATGGCTTTACGTCGACCGTAGTTCCCATCCAGGGCGGTGACGTGTCGGATGCGGAGGCGCTGGTCGAAGCGGCTCACCGGCGTGGCGCCGGGATGCTCGCGCTTGGCGCTTATGGCCACTCTCGCCTGCGCGAGATGATCCTGGGCGGCGTCACGCGCGACCTGCTCACTGGCGCGCCGCTGCCGCTGCTGTTTGCGCATTGA
- a CDS encoding HAD-IC family P-type ATPase, producing the protein METSEVRWHMLSTSEVATALDVGCAGLSSPEVDRQSARFGPNALPRSARRNVFLRFLAQFHNTLIYVLLAGALAAALLDHMIDAVVIVAVVIVNAVIGHIQEGKAEQALEAIQQMIAPKASVVRDGVRQTIPVREIVPGDLVMIEAGDRVPADLRLLHARRMLIDEALLTGESVAAEKQEAVLPEQTDLADRRNMAFSGTMVAAGHASGLAVATGSRTQIGRISSLIQSVEQLATPLLKQIDGFARRFTWFVLAGGLALFAFAVLARNYDWIDALIAVVALAVGIVPEGLPAVITITLAIGVRRMAGRNAVIRKLPAVETLGATSVICTDKTGTLTRNEMTARRVITERHTMIASGSGYVPDGQIRIVGSGDQAEAMADAMPLIRCGLLCNDAALRKVGAEWRVEGDPMEGALFALAMKAAIDPEQERAEWERLDEIPFDAAHRFMATLCRGSNGTRLLFVKGAPEALLAMTAPDNCSYWESSIATAGSDGERVLAFGAKEMPAGSERISFEDLSTGVCLLGLVGFIDPPRAEVKDAIAECRSAGIGVKMITGDHAATALAIARQLDLADDPRVLTGLELEKLPDTELEQAVADVSVFARTSPEHKLRIVRALQAQGKIVAMTGDGVNDAPSLKQADVGVAMGIKGTEASKEAASMVLLDDNFASIVSAVREGRTVYDNIRKVISWEIPTNGGETLAVVLAILLGFALPMTATQILWVNLVLAATLGLVLAFEPTEPGAMLRRPRERGAPLLSPFLLWRVLLVSVLFAAVTLGIFFHVLAQGRSLEMARTMVVNMFIIAEIFYLFNVRYLHMTSLTWRGAIGTPAVLIAIGVLVIGQALFTYAPFMNAIFHSQPLGFADWVLLVACGMLLMLSLEVEKHVMRRLGWFSELNNQEDMP; encoded by the coding sequence ATGGAAACTTCCGAAGTGCGCTGGCATATGCTGTCAACCAGCGAAGTTGCCACGGCACTCGACGTCGGTTGTGCGGGTCTCTCTTCTCCGGAGGTGGATCGGCAATCGGCCCGCTTTGGGCCGAACGCGCTACCCCGGTCGGCGCGTCGCAATGTGTTCCTTAGGTTCCTCGCGCAATTCCATAACACGTTGATCTATGTGCTTCTTGCCGGGGCATTGGCCGCAGCGCTGCTCGATCACATGATCGACGCGGTGGTCATCGTCGCCGTCGTGATCGTGAATGCGGTGATCGGGCATATCCAGGAAGGAAAGGCTGAACAGGCGCTTGAGGCCATCCAGCAGATGATCGCGCCCAAGGCCAGCGTGGTGCGTGACGGCGTGAGGCAAACGATTCCCGTCCGCGAGATCGTGCCCGGCGATCTCGTGATGATCGAGGCCGGTGATCGCGTTCCCGCCGATCTCAGGCTTCTCCATGCGCGGCGAATGCTTATCGACGAGGCGCTGCTGACGGGCGAATCGGTGGCTGCCGAAAAGCAGGAAGCGGTGCTGCCCGAGCAGACCGATTTGGCGGATCGGCGTAATATGGCCTTTTCGGGCACGATGGTTGCGGCTGGGCACGCAAGCGGGCTCGCTGTTGCCACCGGATCTCGCACGCAGATCGGACGGATCAGTTCGCTTATCCAGTCGGTCGAACAACTGGCAACCCCGCTGCTGAAGCAGATCGACGGTTTTGCCCGGCGCTTCACCTGGTTCGTACTCGCGGGGGGGCTTGCGCTGTTCGCCTTTGCCGTTCTGGCGCGGAATTACGATTGGATCGACGCGCTGATCGCCGTGGTCGCGCTCGCCGTGGGGATCGTGCCGGAAGGGCTGCCGGCGGTCATCACGATTACTCTCGCGATCGGCGTGCGGCGGATGGCGGGGCGCAACGCCGTCATCCGAAAGCTCCCGGCCGTCGAAACGCTCGGCGCGACCTCGGTGATATGCACCGACAAGACCGGCACGCTCACACGCAACGAAATGACGGCCCGCCGCGTCATCACCGAGCGGCATACGATGATCGCGAGCGGATCCGGCTATGTTCCCGATGGTCAAATCCGGATCGTCGGGTCCGGGGACCAGGCAGAGGCTATGGCCGATGCGATGCCACTGATCCGCTGCGGGCTGCTGTGCAACGATGCCGCGCTGCGCAAGGTCGGTGCGGAATGGCGTGTCGAGGGCGATCCGATGGAGGGGGCCCTCTTCGCCCTGGCAATGAAGGCGGCCATCGATCCGGAGCAGGAGCGGGCGGAATGGGAGCGGCTCGACGAGATTCCCTTCGACGCCGCGCATCGGTTCATGGCGACGCTCTGCCGGGGTTCCAACGGCACGCGCTTGCTGTTCGTGAAGGGCGCGCCCGAAGCGCTCTTGGCGATGACCGCGCCCGACAATTGTTCCTATTGGGAGAGTTCCATCGCTACCGCCGGAAGCGATGGCGAGCGCGTTCTCGCCTTCGGCGCGAAGGAAATGCCTGCCGGCAGCGAACGGATCTCGTTCGAAGATCTCTCGACTGGCGTGTGCCTCCTGGGCCTTGTCGGCTTCATCGATCCGCCTCGTGCGGAGGTCAAGGACGCCATCGCCGAATGCCGGTCCGCCGGAATCGGCGTCAAGATGATCACTGGCGATCATGCGGCGACGGCGCTGGCGATCGCCCGGCAACTCGACCTTGCCGACGACCCGCGCGTGCTGACCGGGCTGGAACTGGAAAAGCTTCCGGACACCGAACTGGAGCAAGCGGTCGCGGATGTCTCGGTCTTTGCCCGGACCAGCCCGGAACATAAATTGCGGATCGTCCGTGCGCTGCAGGCTCAGGGAAAGATCGTCGCGATGACGGGGGACGGCGTGAACGACGCGCCGTCCCTCAAGCAGGCCGACGTCGGGGTCGCCATGGGCATCAAGGGCACCGAAGCGTCGAAAGAAGCGGCTTCCATGGTGCTGCTCGACGATAATTTTGCCTCGATCGTCAGCGCCGTTCGCGAAGGCCGAACGGTCTACGACAACATTCGCAAGGTCATTTCCTGGGAAATCCCTACGAACGGCGGTGAAACACTGGCGGTCGTATTGGCGATCCTGCTGGGCTTCGCGCTGCCGATGACGGCGACGCAGATCCTCTGGGTGAACCTCGTCCTCGCCGCCACGCTCGGCCTCGTGCTGGCGTTCGAGCCCACGGAACCCGGTGCGATGTTGCGCCGGCCACGGGAGCGCGGCGCGCCGTTGCTTTCGCCGTTCCTGCTTTGGCGTGTCCTTCTCGTCTCTGTGCTGTTCGCGGCCGTCACTCTCGGAATCTTTTTCCATGTTCTGGCGCAAGGCCGGAGCCTGGAGATGGCGCGCACCATGGTCGTCAACATGTTCATCATCGCGGAGATCTTCTACCTCTTCAACGTCCGCTATCTCCACATGACGTCCCTGACATGGCGCGGCGCGATCGGTACTCCCGCCGTGTTGATCGCGATCGGCGTTCTCGTCATCGGCCAGGCGCTCTTCACCTATGCGCCGTTCATGAACGCGATTTTCCACTCGCAGCCGCTGGGCTTCGCGGACTGGGTGTTGCTGGTGGCGTGCGGCATGCTTCTCATGCTGTCGCTGGAGGTGGAGAAGCATGTGATGCGGCGACTGGGCTGGTTTAGCGAACTTAATAATCAGGAGGACATGCCATGA
- a CDS encoding zinc-dependent alcohol dehydrogenase family protein, with protein sequence MTEMFAMQLEAVGTPLRLVARQVPTPGRGELLIEVAACGVCRTDLHIVDGEIESRLPIVPGHEIVGIVVAAGEGVADVAIGDRVGVPWLGHSCGHCDYCRTGHENLCDSPAFTGCTRDGGYATHTVADARFCFRIPDAFSNEEAAPLLCAGLIGWRSLRAAGEGTRIGLYGFGAAAHIIAQIALWQGRAVYAFTRAGDDEGQAFARSLGCAWAGSSEDDPPVELDAAILFAPVGDLVPRALRAVHKGGRVICAGIHMSDIPSFPYADLWGERTIASVANLTREDGTSFFEIAQKANVKSVTTVFPLAQANVALERLRSGAVVGAAVLVPSNYAKA encoded by the coding sequence ATGACCGAGATGTTCGCGATGCAGCTCGAAGCGGTCGGCACGCCGCTGCGGCTCGTTGCGCGACAGGTTCCAACGCCTGGTCGAGGCGAGCTTCTCATCGAGGTCGCTGCTTGCGGCGTCTGCCGAACCGATCTGCATATCGTCGATGGGGAGATCGAATCCCGCCTCCCCATCGTTCCCGGGCACGAAATTGTCGGCATCGTTGTTGCGGCGGGGGAAGGGGTCGCCGATGTCGCGATCGGTGATCGCGTCGGCGTTCCCTGGCTCGGACATAGCTGCGGCCATTGCGACTATTGCCGAACAGGTCATGAAAATCTGTGCGATAGTCCCGCATTCACGGGATGCACCCGGGATGGCGGTTATGCGACCCATACGGTTGCGGACGCTCGCTTCTGCTTCAGGATACCCGACGCCTTTTCCAATGAAGAAGCCGCGCCCTTGCTGTGCGCCGGGCTGATCGGCTGGCGGTCCCTGCGCGCTGCGGGGGAGGGAACGCGGATCGGTCTCTACGGATTTGGCGCCGCCGCGCATATCATCGCCCAGATTGCGCTGTGGCAGGGCCGGGCGGTTTATGCCTTTACCAGGGCGGGAGACGACGAGGGACAGGCTTTTGCGCGATCACTCGGCTGCGCCTGGGCCGGATCATCGGAGGATGACCCGCCCGTGGAACTCGATGCGGCGATCCTCTTTGCCCCCGTCGGTGATCTTGTTCCGCGCGCGCTGCGTGCAGTCCACAAGGGAGGCAGGGTGATCTGCGCAGGGATCCACATGAGCGACATTCCGTCGTTCCCCTATGCTGACCTCTGGGGTGAGCGAACCATTGCATCGGTGGCTAATCTGACCCGCGAAGACGGCACAAGCTTTTTCGAGATCGCGCAGAAAGCCAACGTCAAATCCGTGACGACGGTCTTTCCGCTGGCTCAAGCCAATGTCGCGCTTGAGCGGTTGCGCAGTGGCGCCGTTGTTGGAGCGGCCGTCCTGGTGCCATCGAACTACGCGAAGGCTTGA
- a CDS encoding zinc-dependent alcohol dehydrogenase family protein: MKALVYHGPGEKSLEDRPRPALQAPGDAIVRITKTTICGTDLHILKGDVPTCEPGRILGHEGVGIVEEVGTAVGAFKPGDHVLISCITSCARCEYCRRGMYSHCVEGGWILGNRIDGTQAEFVRIPHADNSLHAIPPGADEDALVMLSDILPTGYECGVLNGKVAPGSSVAIVGAGPIGLATLLTAQFYAPARIIMIDLDDNRLAVARKFGATDTFNSGRDPVVSLVRELTDGKGVDTAIEAVGIPATFALCEELVAPGGVIANVGVHGAKVDLHLEELWSRNITITTRLVDTVSTPMLLKTVEAKRLRPEQLVTHRFVLSDILEAYETFARAADTHALKVVIDT, translated from the coding sequence ATGAAAGCTCTCGTTTATCATGGCCCCGGCGAGAAGAGTCTCGAGGATCGCCCGAGGCCGGCCTTGCAGGCACCCGGCGATGCGATCGTGCGGATCACGAAGACCACCATTTGCGGCACCGACCTGCACATCCTGAAGGGGGATGTGCCGACGTGCGAGCCGGGCAGGATCCTCGGACATGAGGGTGTCGGGATCGTGGAGGAGGTCGGAACCGCGGTTGGAGCCTTCAAGCCCGGAGATCATGTCCTGATCTCCTGCATCACCTCTTGTGCCCGGTGTGAATATTGCCGGCGCGGCATGTATTCGCATTGCGTCGAGGGCGGCTGGATATTGGGCAACAGGATCGATGGCACGCAAGCCGAATTCGTGCGCATCCCCCATGCCGACAACAGCCTTCACGCGATCCCGCCGGGGGCCGATGAGGATGCCCTCGTCATGCTGAGCGACATTCTTCCGACGGGCTATGAGTGCGGCGTCCTGAACGGGAAGGTTGCACCGGGCAGCAGCGTCGCGATCGTCGGCGCTGGACCGATCGGCCTGGCGACCCTGCTGACTGCGCAATTTTATGCACCGGCCCGGATCATCATGATCGATCTCGACGACAATCGCCTCGCCGTCGCGCGCAAGTTCGGCGCGACGGACACGTTCAACAGCGGACGTGATCCGGTCGTGAGCCTGGTTCGAGAGCTCACCGACGGCAAGGGGGTCGATACGGCTATCGAAGCAGTCGGGATCCCTGCGACATTCGCGTTATGCGAAGAACTGGTCGCGCCCGGCGGGGTAATTGCCAATGTCGGTGTCCACGGCGCCAAGGTCGACCTCCATCTGGAGGAACTCTGGTCGCGCAACATCACCATCACCACCCGGCTCGTCGACACCGTCAGCACGCCGATGCTCCTGAAGACGGTCGAGGCCAAGCGCCTGCGGCCCGAACAGCTCGTCACCCATCGTTTCGTGTTGTCGGACATATTGGAGGCGTATGAGACGTTCGCGCGCGCAGCCGATACTCATGCCTTGAAGGTGGTGATCGACACGTGA
- a CDS encoding universal stress protein — protein MSSISQIKHVLVVVDGAEHSLTAVDQALAYAGMHEAALTIVVVTENLAFAAAADAMAFAQAITVSEDQRDEHLAAVRERTRNTAIEVEVHSVFEASGLIPGLVKAEGQYADIALIPGVGRWQRDGLRRRISEALLFTGVPTVILPASWNPGPIDHAVLGWNASLESFRAARALLNLAEPDARIDVAIVDDPGVESGEHRGGVQIARLFARHGHSGGVCPISSSGKDTSAVLQNYAVEQKADVLVIGGYGRSRALEFVLGGVTRELIDHQRLPIVFVH, from the coding sequence ATGAGCAGCATTTCACAGATCAAACATGTGCTCGTCGTCGTGGACGGTGCAGAGCATTCCCTGACCGCCGTTGATCAGGCGCTTGCCTATGCCGGTATGCATGAAGCGGCGCTTACGATCGTCGTCGTGACCGAAAATCTCGCATTCGCCGCGGCGGCTGATGCGATGGCTTTCGCGCAGGCCATCACGGTATCCGAGGACCAGCGCGACGAACATCTGGCGGCCGTTCGCGAACGAACCAGGAATACCGCGATCGAAGTAGAGGTTCACTCGGTGTTCGAGGCCAGCGGGCTGATACCCGGTCTCGTGAAGGCTGAAGGCCAGTACGCGGATATCGCGCTGATTCCGGGTGTCGGGCGCTGGCAAAGGGATGGCTTGAGGCGCCGTATCTCCGAGGCGCTTCTGTTTACGGGCGTGCCGACGGTCATTTTGCCGGCCTCCTGGAATCCTGGTCCCATCGATCACGCCGTATTGGGCTGGAACGCATCACTTGAATCGTTCCGCGCCGCGAGGGCGCTTCTCAATCTGGCCGAACCCGATGCCCGTATCGACGTTGCGATTGTCGATGATCCGGGTGTCGAATCCGGGGAGCACCGGGGCGGTGTCCAGATCGCCCGCCTTTTCGCGCGACATGGCCATAGCGGCGGCGTTTGTCCGATCAGCTCATCCGGTAAGGATACGTCGGCTGTCCTTCAGAATTACGCAGTGGAGCAGAAAGCCGATGTGCTCGTGATCGGTGGCTATGGGCGTTCGCGCGCACTCGAGTTCGTGCTTGGCGGCGTGACGCGGGAACTGATCGATCATCAGCGCCTGCCGATCGTTTTCGTACACTGA
- a CDS encoding universal stress protein, with amino-acid sequence MTRDGFPKCIALATDLSHRCDRAFDRALLVAQAWRAELMVIHALNPPEDGMLSVRLGDLPSWRRPLEDPVRAARHRIYHDLVREAPPIDISVHVETGSPAPVVLDIAGKGEAGLIVTGVARDGPLARMLLGDTVDRLIRKAPVPILIVRDRAFEPYRAMVVATDFSAPARIALETAVRFFPDAAISLFHAYDVPFAGYLGRSEIERQFEGYGEAAADKFLAEAGLSDVAARNVTRMIEHGVPEALLRDRAENAARHLTVVGTHGGGLVYEAMIGSTARKILDAVPGDVLLVPDPARRKVNPAG; translated from the coding sequence ATGACGCGTGACGGTTTCCCTAAATGCATCGCGCTCGCGACCGACCTCAGCCATCGTTGCGACCGCGCCTTCGATCGCGCCCTGCTGGTAGCCCAGGCATGGCGGGCGGAGCTTATGGTCATCCACGCGCTGAACCCGCCGGAAGACGGGATGCTGTCCGTCCGACTCGGCGATCTGCCGTCCTGGCGTCGGCCTCTCGAAGACCCGGTGCGGGCGGCGCGCCATCGCATCTACCACGACCTTGTTCGCGAGGCGCCGCCAATCGACATTTCGGTCCACGTCGAAACCGGCTCGCCGGCACCGGTCGTCCTCGATATCGCCGGAAAGGGCGAGGCGGGCCTGATCGTCACCGGCGTGGCTCGCGATGGGCCGCTGGCCCGGATGCTGCTCGGCGATACCGTGGACCGGCTGATCCGCAAGGCGCCCGTTCCGATCCTGATCGTACGCGACCGCGCTTTCGAGCCTTACCGCGCCATGGTGGTCGCGACAGATTTCTCCGCGCCCGCCCGGATCGCTCTGGAGACCGCCGTCCGCTTTTTTCCCGATGCGGCTATCTCCCTTTTCCACGCCTACGATGTGCCCTTCGCGGGCTATCTCGGCCGATCGGAAATCGAACGGCAATTCGAGGGTTATGGCGAGGCTGCGGCCGACAAGTTCCTTGCCGAAGCGGGACTGTCTGATGTGGCGGCCCGGAACGTCACGCGCATGATCGAGCACGGGGTTCCCGAAGCGCTGCTTCGCGACCGTGCGGAAAATGCCGCACGTCACCTGACGGTCGTTGGAACCCATGGCGGTGGCCTCGTCTATGAGGCTATGATCGGCAGTACGGCGCGCAAGATCCTTGATGCGGTCCCGGGCGATGTCCTCCTCGTACCCGATCCCGCCAGGCGCAAGGTGAACCCGGCCGGATGA
- a CDS encoding group II truncated hemoglobin, giving the protein MTAAEQKQQAPYDLVGGAVVVRNIVDRFYDLMDQEDAYRELRALHAPELGPMRVSLAGFLNAWLGGPRDWFDDHPGVCMMSAHARLPITGETADQWCDAMRRAIADSTVDPALGVKMAEALSNMAQGMAARAASAA; this is encoded by the coding sequence GTGACAGCAGCGGAACAGAAACAGCAGGCGCCCTATGATCTGGTTGGAGGGGCCGTCGTCGTCCGGAATATCGTAGACCGCTTCTATGATCTGATGGATCAGGAGGACGCCTATCGGGAGTTGCGTGCGCTACACGCCCCGGAGTTGGGGCCGATGCGCGTTTCGCTTGCCGGTTTTCTCAACGCATGGCTGGGCGGACCGCGAGATTGGTTTGATGATCACCCTGGCGTTTGCATGATGTCGGCCCATGCGCGCCTGCCGATCACTGGTGAGACAGCGGATCAGTGGTGTGACGCGATGCGCCGCGCCATCGCTGATTCGACGGTAGATCCTGCCCTGGGCGTCAAGATGGCCGAAGCCTTGTCGAACATGGCGCAGGGCATGGCGGCGCGTGCCGCGTCGGCAGCGTGA
- a CDS encoding response regulator transcription factor — MEDKRIVHIVDDEDAIRRSAGFMLKKSGFSVETWSSGVEFLKDVRNAAEGCILLDVRMPQMDGLEVQKELNERGIAMPVIILTGHGDVSIAVSAMKAGAVDVIEKPFEKAVLLAAIESAFERLADVEGRATRAADATIRIAALSGREQDVLKGLARGLPNKTIAYDLGISPRTVEVHRANLMTKLGVRSLSEALRIAFSAGITG; from the coding sequence ATGGAGGATAAGCGGATCGTCCACATCGTCGACGATGAAGATGCAATCCGTCGATCTGCCGGTTTCATGCTCAAGAAATCAGGTTTCTCGGTCGAAACCTGGTCCTCCGGTGTTGAATTTCTGAAAGACGTGAGGAACGCGGCCGAGGGCTGCATTCTCCTCGATGTGCGTATGCCTCAGATGGATGGGCTCGAAGTCCAAAAGGAATTGAACGAACGCGGTATCGCGATGCCCGTCATCATCCTGACCGGGCATGGCGATGTGTCGATCGCTGTAAGCGCGATGAAGGCCGGCGCAGTCGACGTCATCGAGAAACCGTTCGAGAAGGCGGTGTTGCTCGCGGCTATTGAAAGTGCCTTCGAACGGCTTGCCGACGTTGAAGGCAGGGCAACCCGCGCCGCCGACGCAACGATCCGCATCGCCGCTCTGTCCGGGCGCGAACAGGATGTGCTCAAGGGGCTTGCGCGAGGACTGCCAAACAAGACGATCGCTTATGATCTTGGGATTTCGCCGCGCACCGTAGAGGTGCATCGCGCCAACCTCATGACCAAGCTGGGCGTTCGCAGCCTGTCGGAGGCGCTCCGTATCGCGTTTTCCGCGGGGATCACGGGCTGA
- a CDS encoding ribose-phosphate diphosphokinase encodes MLFSMPGNERLAASIAEHTGWATGTLEVRRFPDQESYVRLRSGVSGSAVAVICTLARPDDQIMRLLFAARLLRESGARSVHLVAPYLAYMRQDRRFKDGEALTSRQFAQLLSSEFDGLVTVDPHLHRYADLGEIYSMETASLAASPLLADWVRANVDAPLIIGPDSESEQWAGAIARLIGAPHAVFAKSRRGDRDVLIAASDLGAWKGRTPILVDDVISSGHTLANAAREIIDQGFPPPICLAVHGLFAAGAEALLREVGCRMVTTESISHASNAITLGALLGDALARQMEGGAGRLRITPE; translated from the coding sequence ATGCTGTTTTCCATGCCCGGGAACGAACGGCTGGCCGCATCCATCGCGGAACATACCGGGTGGGCGACAGGCACGCTCGAGGTTCGCCGGTTTCCCGATCAGGAGAGCTATGTCCGGCTCCGCTCCGGGGTGTCGGGATCAGCCGTGGCCGTCATATGCACGCTCGCGCGGCCCGACGACCAGATCATGCGGCTGCTCTTTGCTGCAAGGCTGCTGCGCGAGAGCGGGGCGCGGTCGGTCCATCTCGTGGCGCCTTATCTTGCCTATATGCGACAGGATCGGCGGTTCAAGGATGGCGAAGCGCTGACGTCCCGCCAGTTCGCCCAGCTCCTTTCATCCGAGTTCGATGGGCTCGTGACCGTCGATCCGCATCTCCACCGCTACGCGGATCTGGGGGAGATCTATTCGATGGAGACGGCTTCGCTCGCGGCATCTCCGCTTCTGGCGGACTGGGTCCGGGCCAATGTCGATGCACCGCTCATCATAGGACCCGACAGCGAGAGCGAGCAGTGGGCGGGCGCAATCGCCAGGCTTATCGGAGCGCCCCATGCGGTCTTCGCGAAATCGCGGCGCGGTGATCGGGACGTCCTTATCGCGGCCTCGGACCTGGGGGCATGGAAAGGCCGCACGCCGATCCTCGTCGATGACGTGATTTCGTCGGGACACACCCTTGCCAACGCCGCGCGCGAGATCATCGACCAGGGCTTCCCTCCGCCGATCTGCCTGGCTGTTCACGGCCTCTTCGCGGCTGGTGCCGAGGCTTTGCTCAGGGAAGTCGGCTGCCGCATGGTTACGACCGAAAGTATCTCGCATGCCAGTAACGCGATCACTCTTGGCGCACTGCTTGGCGATGCGCTGGCCCGGCAGATGGAAGGGGGCGCCGGTCGGCTACGTATAACACCCGAATGA
- a CDS encoding thymidine phosphorylase family protein, with the protein MRTDSPVCHAEGLAAHTQVYIRNGSQPIAATLYQVEGDFLAGDEIGLSEAAWVALGVEEGTVVQVGHAPPLESIACVRQRIYGHRLNGAALTSIVGDVVAGRYADVHLAAFLTATATLPFDEDETYHLTRAMVEAGDRLRWPSEIVVDKHCVGGLPGNRTSPIVVAIAAACGLTMPKTSSRAITSPAGTADTMETLTRVDLDLGAMQRVVAVEGGCLAWGGAVCLSPADDIFIGVERALDIDTEGQLIASVLSKKIAAGATHVVLDIPIGPTAKVRSVAAAERLEATLGAVAARFGLVIRCVQTDGTQPVGRAIGPALEARDVLAVLTGDADAPPGLRDRACTLAGVVLELGKVAEEGQGRARAERTLADGSAWDRFQRICQAQGGMRTPPTARLTHPILAAHSGRVTHIDNRRIARLAKLAGAPDSPAAGMLLHVRLGDDVIAGQPLLTLHAQSQGEMAYALTYAAANADMLAIVP; encoded by the coding sequence ATGCGGACCGACAGCCCGGTGTGCCATGCCGAGGGCCTTGCCGCGCACACCCAGGTCTATATCCGCAACGGCAGCCAGCCGATCGCGGCCACGCTCTATCAGGTGGAGGGCGACTTCCTGGCCGGCGACGAGATCGGTCTGTCCGAAGCGGCCTGGGTCGCGCTTGGCGTGGAGGAGGGAACCGTTGTCCAGGTCGGTCATGCGCCGCCCCTCGAATCGATCGCCTGCGTCCGCCAGCGCATCTACGGACACAGGCTGAACGGGGCCGCGCTGACCAGCATCGTCGGTGACGTGGTGGCGGGCCGCTATGCCGATGTGCACCTCGCCGCCTTCCTCACGGCTACCGCCACGCTTCCCTTCGACGAGGACGAGACCTACCATCTCACCAGGGCGATGGTCGAGGCCGGCGACCGTTTGCGCTGGCCGAGCGAGATCGTCGTCGACAAGCATTGCGTTGGCGGTCTGCCGGGCAACCGCACGAGCCCGATCGTCGTCGCCATCGCTGCCGCCTGCGGTCTGACCATGCCCAAGACGTCGTCGCGGGCGATCACGTCCCCGGCGGGAACGGCCGATACCATGGAGACGCTCACCCGGGTCGATCTCGACCTTGGCGCCATGCAGCGCGTGGTGGCGGTCGAGGGCGGCTGCCTCGCCTGGGGCGGCGCGGTCTGCCTCAGTCCCGCCGATGACATCTTCATCGGCGTGGAACGCGCGCTCGACATCGATACGGAGGGGCAGCTCATCGCCTCCGTTCTGTCGAAGAAGATAGCGGCGGGCGCGACCCATGTGGTGCTCGACATTCCGATCGGGCCGACCGCCAAGGTGCGCAGCGTCGCGGCGGCCGAACGGCTGGAAGCCACGCTTGGCGCCGTCGCCGCCCGTTTTGGCCTTGTTATCCGCTGTGTCCAGACCGATGGCACCCAGCCCGTCGGCCGGGCGATCGGGCCCGCCCTGGAGGCGCGCGACGTGCTGGCGGTGCTGACAGGCGATGCCGATGCTCCGCCGGGCCTTCGGGACCGCGCCTGCACGCTCGCCGGCGTGGTGCTCGAACTCGGGAAGGTCGCGGAAGAAGGCCAGGGACGCGCGCGCGCCGAACGCACATTGGCCGACGGCAGCGCCTGGGACAGGTTCCAAAGGATATGCCAGGCCCAGGGCGGCATGCGCACCCCGCCCACGGCCAGGCTCACCCATCCGATCCTGGCGGCGCATAGCGGCCGCGTCACCCATATCGACAATCGCCGGATAGCGCGCCTTGCGAAGCTGGCGGGCGCGCCCGACTCGCCGGCCGCGGGCATGCTTCTTCATGTTCGCCTGGGCGACGACGTTATCGCTGGCCAGCCTTTGCTGACCCTCCACGCCCAGTCGCAGGGTGAAATGGCTTATGCGCTGACCTACGCCGCCGCCAATGCCGACATGCTTGCGATCGTGCCATGA